Sequence from the Methanoculleus sp. SDB genome:
CCGAGGCGGGAGAGTGCGGCCTTGAGTGCGGCGATATCGGGCTTCTCCACTGCGAGGTTCGCGGGCACCCTTCGTCCCTCCCTCCGCCTGAGAGCGGCATTGAAATAGCAGGGATACAGTATCCGTTCGGTCTCCATTGATCATGTATTACGAAGTGAACCTATAAACTGTTCATGATCGTAGATTGATGGTATGCATCATATC
This genomic interval carries:
- a CDS encoding signal recognition particle, producing METERILYPCYFNAALRRREGRRVPANLAVEKPDIAALKAALSRLGLSFRTEEAHHPSRWMLREGRVLVSWDGRKEELIRTVARAMGGRV